A part of Paenibacillus sp. 481 genomic DNA contains:
- a CDS encoding site-2 protease family protein gives MEFLDRLFVVPLDVLPFVLIVLLISFSVHEFAHAYAAWKFGDPTAKMLGRVTLNPAKHFDFLGALLFILVGFGWAKPVPVNRDNFKKPRLMGIIVSAVGPLSNLLLALIGSFIFYIGLKFGWYSIQPADKMELAMVLFLTNFIKFNTLLFLFNLIPLPPLDGYRIIEDLAPKPLRIRMQQIEQWSIFIFMLIVFIPQLRAITIGPLFSLIDPIVGSFMQFARFVVGT, from the coding sequence ATGGAGTTTTTAGATAGGTTATTTGTTGTGCCGCTAGACGTTTTACCGTTTGTACTGATCGTTCTTTTGATTTCTTTCTCGGTGCATGAATTTGCACACGCCTACGCGGCATGGAAATTCGGCGATCCGACAGCGAAAATGCTCGGACGCGTAACGTTGAATCCCGCTAAGCATTTTGATTTTCTCGGAGCGCTGCTATTCATTCTTGTAGGCTTCGGTTGGGCCAAGCCCGTTCCTGTAAATCGTGATAATTTTAAGAAACCACGTTTAATGGGTATTATCGTGTCGGCAGTAGGGCCGTTAAGCAACTTGCTGCTTGCTTTAATCGGTTCGTTTATCTTTTATATTGGCCTCAAATTCGGCTGGTACAGCATTCAACCAGCAGATAAGATGGAATTAGCTATGGTGTTGTTTTTGACCAATTTCATCAAGTTTAATACTTTGTTGTTCTTATTTAACTTAATCCCACTGCCACCGCTAGATGGTTACCGTATTATTGAGGATTTAGCGCCGAAGCCGCTGCGCATTCGTATGCAGCAAATCGAGCAGTGGTCCATTTTTATTTTCATGTTGATCGTATTTATCCCACAACTTCGTGCCATCACAATTGGGCCGCTGTTTAGTCTCATTGATCCGATTGTTGGTTCCTTTATGCAATTCGCAAGGTTTGTCGTTGGGACATAA
- the prmA gene encoding 50S ribosomal protein L11 methyltransferase: protein MYWHELTIHTTEQAIEMVSNFLHEAGAGGVAIEESGTLNKERDTTYGKLYDLPLNDIPEGQAVIQGYFADGSDLSAIEVDIKERIELLKSFQIDPGTAAMSWRRLHEDDWANAWKQYFKPVRVSERLTIKPSWEDYTPETEAEQIIELDPGMAFGTGTHPTTSLCLRTLEAVIQGGEDVIDVGTGSGVLAIGACKLGARHVLAIDLDPVAVQSARENVQLNGLDSSVTVREGDLLNVIKTSETQQATELGVQLPIKVVVANILAEIITLFVDDVYEALQPDGVYITSGIIIKKEHVVEEALQASGFTIEEKHYEGDWVAIVARKRS from the coding sequence TTGTATTGGCATGAATTAACGATACATACCACAGAACAAGCTATCGAAATGGTTTCGAACTTTTTGCATGAAGCGGGCGCAGGCGGCGTTGCGATCGAAGAATCAGGTACGCTCAACAAAGAGCGCGATACGACGTACGGCAAACTTTACGATCTGCCCCTGAACGATATTCCTGAAGGGCAAGCGGTCATCCAAGGCTATTTCGCGGATGGTTCCGATCTGAGCGCGATCGAAGTCGATATTAAAGAGCGGATCGAATTGCTTAAGTCATTTCAAATCGACCCAGGTACAGCTGCCATGTCTTGGCGCAGGCTGCATGAAGACGACTGGGCGAACGCATGGAAGCAGTATTTCAAACCAGTGCGTGTATCAGAGCGCTTGACGATCAAGCCTTCGTGGGAGGACTACACGCCTGAAACCGAAGCAGAGCAAATTATCGAGCTCGACCCAGGTATGGCGTTCGGTACAGGCACACACCCGACGACATCGCTGTGCTTGCGCACGTTGGAAGCGGTTATTCAAGGTGGAGAAGACGTTATTGACGTCGGTACAGGCTCTGGTGTGCTCGCTATTGGCGCATGTAAATTAGGAGCACGTCATGTACTGGCGATTGATCTTGACCCTGTTGCGGTGCAAAGCGCTCGCGAAAACGTACAGTTAAACGGCCTTGATTCGTCCGTTACCGTTCGAGAGGGTGACTTGTTGAACGTCATCAAAACGAGTGAGACCCAGCAGGCGACAGAGCTTGGCGTGCAGCTGCCGATTAAAGTGGTCGTGGCGAACATTTTGGCGGAAATTATTACCCTATTTGTTGACGATGTGTACGAAGCGCTGCAACCGGATGGCGTGTACATTACATCAGGTATTATTATTAAAAAAGAACATGTCGTGGAGGAAGCGCTGCAAGCAAGCGGCTTCACGATCGAAGAGAAGCATTATGAAGGGGACTGGGTGGCCATTGTCGCTCGTAAACGTTCCTAA
- a CDS encoding YfhD family protein, with amino-acid sequence MTNHESNKELRANGLAQQADLAAGKTDLVAGKAEDVEFAQELADAADLEAQERARQADERAQGR; translated from the coding sequence ATGACGAACCATGAATCGAACAAAGAGCTGCGTGCTAACGGGTTAGCGCAGCAAGCTGATTTGGCGGCTGGAAAGACGGATTTAGTAGCTGGCAAAGCCGAAGATGTAGAGTTTGCACAGGAATTAGCGGATGCGGCTGATCTTGAAGCGCAAGAACGAGCCCGTCAAGCAGATGAAAGGGCACAAGGACGATGA
- a CDS encoding glycerol-3-phosphate responsive antiterminator produces the protein MYFSNQPILPAVRQMKDFEKLLTSPYEYLVVLDVHMSQLKAMFQMAQAHSKKLMLHVDLIQGLQSDSYAVEYLCQEFRPYGLLSTKASVITKAKQKGVVAIQRIFLIDNSSFEKSCALLEKTIPDFVEVLPSPMVNYMKQEISIPLLAGGFIRTTDDVERSLRDGAVAVTTSSKELWKHYANYNM, from the coding sequence ATGTATTTTTCCAATCAACCTATACTACCTGCGGTTCGGCAGATGAAAGATTTTGAGAAGCTGCTAACCAGTCCATACGAATACCTAGTCGTACTAGACGTACATATGTCCCAATTAAAAGCGATGTTTCAAATGGCGCAAGCTCATTCCAAAAAATTAATGCTACACGTGGATCTCATTCAAGGGCTGCAAAGCGACAGCTATGCGGTTGAATATTTATGTCAAGAATTTCGCCCTTACGGATTGCTGTCTACAAAAGCGAGTGTGATTACGAAAGCTAAGCAGAAGGGCGTAGTCGCGATTCAGCGTATTTTTTTAATCGATAATAGTTCGTTTGAAAAAAGCTGCGCCTTACTCGAAAAGACGATACCTGATTTTGTCGAGGTGCTCCCGAGTCCGATGGTTAATTATATGAAGCAGGAAATTAGTATTCCGCTATTGGCAGGTGGGTTTATTCGAACGACAGATGATGTGGAACGTTCATTGCGAGATGGAGCTGTAGCTGTAACGACATCCAGTAAAGAGTTGTGGAAGCATTACGCGAATTACAATATGTAA